The genomic segment GGGGAACCCGGTCCGCCCGGAGATCGTCGCGGCGGCGCGAGCGTGCGGACGGAAGGGACCGCCGGAGACGCCGTTCACCGTGCTGGCGCTTGGAGGTTCGCAGGGGGCGCGGGCGATCAACACCCGGGTGCTGGGGATGGCCCGGAGAGCGAAGCGGGAGGGGACGGCGATCCGGTTTCTGCTGCAAACGGGGACGCGGGAGCACGAGGCGGTTGCGCGATCGGTGCGGGAGGAGGCCCTCCCGGTGGAGCCGTTTCCGTTCACCGACCGGATCGGGGATTGGTTCCCGCGCTGCCACGCGGTGCTGATGCGCGCGGGAGCCCTCTCCATCGCGGAGGCGGCGCTCTTCGGACGCCCGTGCGTGCTCGTTCCGTACCCCTTCGCGGCGGACGACCACCAGGCGGGGAACGCGAGGGAGTTCTGCGCTTCCGGCGCCGGAGCGTGGCTGCCGGAAAGCGAGGCGACGGAGGAGGCACTCTGGTCGATGTTGTGGAACCTCGGCGGTGATCGGATCGCGCGGGAGCGCGCGGGAGCGGCGGCGGTTTCCTTCTCCAGGCCCTTTGCTTCCGTCGAGGCAATCCGCGCGGCGCTGCGGCTGTCCGGGAACGTTTCCGGGGAGGGGGTCGCGCCGAATGTATAGAAAGGGACTCCCCATCCACTTCGTGGGGATCGGCGGCATCGGGATGAGCGGGATCGCGGAACTGCTCCTGAACCTCGGGTACCGGGTGTCGGGGTCCGACCTGCGCCGCTCCGACACGACGGAGCGGCTCGAGCGGCTCGGGGCGGTGGTGCGGACGGGACACTCCGCCTCGAACGTCCCTGCGGACGGCCACGTGGTGGTCGTCTCCTCGGCGGTCCGGCCCGACAACCCCGAGGTCCTCGAGGCGCACCGCCGGAAGATCCCCGTGATTCCGCGTGCCGAGATGCTGGCGGAGTTGATGCGGATGAAGTACGGCATCGCGATCGCCGGAACGCACGGGAAGACCACGACGACCTCGATGGTCGCCACGGTGCTCGCGACGGCCGGCTGGGACCCGACGGCGGTCGTGGGTGGAAAGCTGAACAGCCTCGGATCCAACGCGAAGCTGGGTCAGGGGGAGTTCCTTGTCGCGGAGGCGGACGAGAGCGACGGTTCGTTCCTGAAACTCTCGCCCACGGTGGCGGTGGTCACCAACATCGACCCGGAGCATCTCGATTTCTACTCGGGGATCGGGCAGATCAAGGAGACGTTCCTCCACTTCATCAACAAGGTCCCCTTCTACGGGTTCT from the Deltaproteobacteria bacterium genome contains:
- a CDS encoding UDP-N-acetylglucosamine--N-acetylmuramyl-(pentapeptide) pyrophosphoryl-undecaprenol N-acetylglucosamine transferase encodes the protein MALPLRMIVAGGGTGGHVFPGIALADAFLSLCPDGVVSFVGTREGLEAGAVPARGFPIDFVPSGQVRGKGIGALRGVLRMALGFPAAVAVLRRRRPDLVFGVGGYASVPVALSAALLGIPLFLQEQNSVPGRSNRVLARHAVRVFAGFSGAVPFFPPGRVEVTGNPVRPEIVAAARACGRKGPPETPFTVLALGGSQGARAINTRVLGMARRAKREGTAIRFLLQTGTREHEAVARSVREEALPVEPFPFTDRIGDWFPRCHAVLMRAGALSIAEAALFGRPCVLVPYPFAADDHQAGNAREFCASGAGAWLPESEATEEALWSMLWNLGGDRIARERAGAAAVSFSRPFASVEAIRAALRLSGNVSGEGVAPNV